The Pontibacter pudoricolor genome contains a region encoding:
- a CDS encoding Sec-independent protein translocase subunit TatA/TatB — MNLAAILLFLGDLGGGEMMVIMMAILLLFGADKIPGMARGLGRGIREFKDATNEIKHELERSIEDDDKPKKV, encoded by the coding sequence ATGAACTTAGCAGCCATTCTACTCTTCCTGGGAGACCTGGGAGGAGGAGAGATGATGGTCATTATGATGGCTATCTTACTACTGTTTGGAGCTGATAAGATTCCGGGTATGGCCCGCGGCCTTGGTCGTGGTATCCGTGAGTTTAAAGATGCTACCAACGAAATCAAACACGAGCTGGAACGTTCCATAGAGGACGACGACAAACCTAAGAAAGTTTGA
- a CDS encoding Sec-independent protein translocase subunit TatA/TatB, with protein sequence MSITTVFCFLGSLGGTEIVLIMLAILLFFGAKRIPELARGLGKGIREFKDATKEIKNDVEGSIKDEPAQK encoded by the coding sequence ATGAGTATTACAACTGTTTTCTGCTTTTTAGGAAGTCTGGGCGGCACTGAAATCGTCCTGATCATGCTTGCCATCCTTTTGTTCTTCGGTGCAAAGCGTATTCCTGAATTAGCGCGTGGCCTTGGAAAGGGTATCCGTGAGTTTAAGGATGCTACGAAAGAGATCAAAAATGATGTGGAAGGTTCTATAAAAGACGAGCCAGCACAGAAGTAA
- a CDS encoding murein hydrolase activator EnvC family protein encodes MKALYKLILLLLIVATPFAADAQKQKSKAQLEREKKENLNRIREANRILKQTKAQKEASIGQLNAIKEKITVQKGVITNISREINYIESDVQETEGIVGSLQADLEKLKAEYADMIYAASKSSSNYNKLMFLFAAESFNQLVMRMRYLNQYSEARQKQVEQINKVQAVLTGQLTILEQKKREKKNLLTIQLTETKNLQNLKSQQDSVISRLGKQEQNLQREVAQRQQAVKKLDNLIADIVREEIARAARAARAAGNKTSGSNKVTLTPETALISSSFAGNKGRLAWPVERGFVSERFGRHNHPVLKGVVVENRGIDIQTSQGATARAIFEGKVVTVASVPGMNNIVMVQHGEYFTVYAKLKTVSVQTGQTVKLKQSVGTVYTDSDGTTELQFQVWKNSETLNPQSWISPK; translated from the coding sequence ATGAAGGCCCTTTACAAATTAATCCTTCTCTTGCTTATAGTTGCAACGCCTTTCGCTGCCGATGCGCAGAAACAAAAATCGAAGGCACAACTGGAGCGGGAAAAGAAGGAAAACCTCAACCGTATTAGAGAAGCAAACAGAATTCTGAAGCAGACCAAAGCACAGAAGGAAGCCAGCATTGGGCAGCTGAACGCTATCAAAGAAAAAATAACCGTACAGAAAGGGGTTATCACCAATATCTCCCGCGAAATAAATTATATAGAGTCTGATGTTCAGGAAACCGAAGGTATAGTTGGCTCACTGCAAGCTGACCTCGAAAAACTGAAAGCTGAATATGCCGATATGATCTATGCGGCATCCAAATCATCGAGCAACTATAACAAACTGATGTTCCTGTTTGCAGCCGAGTCTTTTAACCAGTTGGTGATGCGTATGCGCTATTTAAACCAGTATTCTGAAGCTCGCCAGAAACAGGTAGAACAGATAAATAAAGTACAGGCCGTTTTAACCGGGCAGTTAACGATACTGGAGCAAAAGAAACGCGAGAAGAAAAACCTGCTTACCATACAGCTCACTGAAACCAAGAACCTGCAAAACCTTAAATCGCAACAGGACAGCGTAATAAGCCGCTTGGGCAAGCAGGAGCAAAACCTGCAGCGCGAAGTGGCGCAACGCCAGCAAGCCGTTAAAAAGCTCGATAACCTGATCGCTGATATTGTGCGCGAAGAGATTGCGCGGGCAGCCAGAGCAGCGCGGGCAGCAGGCAACAAGACCAGTGGCAGCAATAAAGTAACGCTTACCCCGGAAACGGCGCTTATTTCATCTTCTTTTGCAGGCAACAAAGGCAGGCTGGCCTGGCCGGTAGAGCGTGGTTTTGTTTCGGAAAGGTTTGGCCGCCATAACCACCCGGTGCTTAAAGGCGTGGTGGTAGAAAACCGAGGTATCGATATCCAGACATCGCAGGGAGCGACAGCCCGGGCAATTTTTGAGGGCAAGGTAGTTACAGTAGCCAGCGTGCCCGGCATGAACAACATTGTGATGGTACAGCACGGGGAGTACTTTACCGTATATGCCAAGCTAAAAACCGTGAGCGTACAAACCGGCCAGACTGTAAAGCTGAAGCAAAGCGTTGGAACTGTTTATACCGATTCGGATGGCACTACTGAGCTGCAGTTCCAGGTCTGGAAAAACAGTGAAACACTTAACCCGCAATCCTGGATCAGCCCGAAGTAA
- a CDS encoding DUF4292 domain-containing protein — protein sequence MNKTLLYGLVSILILTGCKKEVVPAAAETVTETVGRVSVQNIEFNYLTAKGQLKLEETGESVSSGYSLRIKKDSVIWLSVQPGLGIEAARLKVTQDSVFMINRLHKEYLATDYSYLSEKFKVDMNYDVLQAILLGNYQPQGQEKIMEAEQLQHIQQLRTNLLFDYFIGRTNQKLQQLNVKDQQTDNTITVKYNNFQQVGQVAFAYELVAEALKSGQPATFTLNHSKVTTTNEILDFPLSVPADYKKL from the coding sequence ATGAATAAGACCCTTCTGTATGGACTGGTAAGCATTTTAATACTGACCGGTTGCAAAAAAGAAGTAGTGCCTGCCGCCGCCGAAACTGTTACAGAAACGGTTGGCCGCGTATCCGTACAGAATATCGAATTTAATTACCTGACTGCCAAAGGACAGCTTAAACTAGAGGAAACCGGCGAGTCCGTTTCTTCCGGCTATTCCCTTCGCATTAAAAAAGACAGTGTTATCTGGCTCTCGGTGCAGCCTGGTCTGGGCATAGAAGCGGCCCGCCTAAAAGTAACCCAGGATTCCGTTTTCATGATCAACCGTTTGCATAAAGAATACCTGGCTACAGACTATAGTTACCTGAGCGAGAAGTTTAAAGTAGACATGAACTATGATGTGCTGCAGGCCATACTTTTAGGCAACTACCAGCCGCAGGGCCAGGAAAAAATAATGGAAGCCGAGCAGCTGCAACATATACAGCAACTACGCACTAACCTGCTCTTCGATTATTTTATAGGCCGCACAAACCAGAAATTGCAGCAGCTGAACGTAAAAGACCAGCAGACCGATAATACCATAACCGTAAAATATAACAACTTCCAGCAGGTAGGTCAGGTGGCTTTTGCATATGAGCTAGTAGCCGAGGCGCTTAAGTCCGGGCAGCCGGCAACTTTTACATTAAACCACAGCAAAGTAACCACTACCAACGAAATTCTGGACTTCCCTTTATCGGTTCCTGCAGACTACAAAAAACTATAG
- a CDS encoding tetratricopeptide repeat protein has translation MITKFRNIVLATCCFAFMATGAANAQLGKKRGKAQKATAAEVPAPVAPSEQEQQISETLFLDGVKFFMLEDYDKALQLFQKAYTLTPNNAAINYKLAETYMVLKNPKAATPFAQAAIVKEPKNAYYYLLLAQLYTEQKQFTEAAQAYNDLMRNVPNSDQYLFQLADLYLSQAKYSDALKTYDRIEKQFGPMEQLSVNRQQIYLRQKNVPKAIEEGEKLLANSPSDVRYFLAQAELYNANQQTDKAIGTLQKALRMEPNNPYAHLMLSDLHRQKGDREQSEKEVKQAFASPELDIDTKVRILVDLIRQLPNREIEDVSLELVDLTIQSHPEEAKAYAVAGDLQTIVGKKADARNNYIKAVKLDDSHFKIWQQIVLLDAELNESAAMVKHSEEALELFPNQAIFWFYNGTGHLIEKSYDKAVKSLEHGKRLSLAEPELVAQFNMQLGDGYNSLKDYKKSDESYEAVLEHDANNEHVLNNYSYFLSLRNENLPKAKEMASRLVTKFPNNPTYLDTYAWVLYKAGDYKEALKYLEQAIALSDDATIVEHYGDVLFKLGKKEEAIAQWQRAKLKGEASAFIDKKIKDKKLYE, from the coding sequence ATGATAACCAAGTTCAGAAACATCGTTCTGGCTACGTGCTGCTTCGCTTTTATGGCGACCGGTGCTGCCAATGCCCAACTGGGCAAAAAAAGAGGCAAAGCACAGAAGGCAACTGCCGCAGAGGTTCCGGCCCCGGTGGCCCCTTCTGAGCAGGAGCAGCAGATAAGCGAGACGTTATTTCTGGACGGAGTGAAATTTTTTATGCTGGAGGACTATGACAAAGCCCTCCAGCTTTTTCAGAAAGCTTATACCTTAACGCCCAATAATGCGGCTATAAACTATAAGCTCGCTGAAACTTACATGGTGCTCAAAAACCCGAAAGCAGCCACCCCTTTTGCACAGGCCGCTATAGTTAAAGAGCCCAAAAACGCCTATTACTATTTACTGCTTGCCCAACTATACACCGAGCAGAAACAATTTACCGAAGCTGCCCAGGCCTACAACGACCTGATGCGCAACGTTCCGAACTCGGACCAATACCTTTTCCAGCTGGCTGATCTTTATTTATCGCAGGCAAAATACAGCGATGCTTTAAAGACCTATGATCGCATAGAGAAACAGTTTGGCCCGATGGAGCAGCTCAGCGTTAACCGTCAGCAGATCTATCTTCGCCAGAAAAATGTACCGAAAGCGATTGAAGAGGGCGAAAAATTATTAGCAAACAGCCCAAGCGATGTGCGCTATTTCCTAGCGCAGGCCGAATTATACAACGCCAACCAGCAAACCGACAAAGCTATAGGTACCCTGCAGAAGGCCTTGCGCATGGAGCCCAATAACCCCTACGCACACCTGATGCTCTCAGACCTGCATCGCCAGAAAGGAGACCGAGAGCAATCTGAAAAAGAAGTTAAACAAGCCTTTGCCAGCCCCGAACTGGATATTGATACCAAAGTACGCATCTTAGTTGACCTGATTCGCCAGTTACCAAACCGCGAAATTGAAGATGTGTCGCTGGAACTGGTGGACTTAACGATACAGAGCCATCCTGAAGAAGCGAAAGCTTATGCCGTGGCCGGCGACCTGCAAACTATAGTTGGCAAAAAGGCCGATGCCCGTAACAACTATATCAAGGCCGTAAAGCTCGACGATTCTCATTTTAAGATCTGGCAACAGATTGTGTTGCTGGATGCAGAACTGAACGAATCGGCAGCAATGGTAAAACACTCTGAAGAGGCACTGGAGCTATTCCCGAACCAGGCGATTTTCTGGTTTTATAACGGCACCGGCCACCTGATAGAAAAGAGCTACGACAAAGCGGTGAAATCGCTGGAGCATGGCAAACGATTGTCGCTTGCTGAGCCGGAACTGGTGGCACAGTTTAACATGCAGCTGGGCGATGGTTATAACTCCCTGAAAGACTATAAAAAATCAGACGAATCGTATGAAGCGGTGCTGGAGCATGATGCTAACAACGAGCATGTTCTGAACAACTATAGTTACTTTTTATCGCTGCGAAACGAGAACCTGCCTAAAGCAAAAGAAATGGCTTCGCGCCTGGTTACTAAATTCCCGAACAACCCGACCTACCTCGATACCTACGCCTGGGTGCTGTACAAAGCCGGGGATTACAAGGAAGCATTAAAATACCTGGAACAGGCCATTGCCTTATCAGATGATGCAACTATAGTAGAGCATTACGGAGATGTATTGTTTAAGCTTGGCAAAAAAGAAGAAGCCATTGCCCAGTGGCAGCGCGCCAAATTAAAAGGCGAAGCCTCCGCCTTCATCGATAAAAAGATAAAAGACAAAAAGCTTTATGAATAA
- a CDS encoding sugar nucleotidyltransferase yields MRIIIPMAGMGKRMRPHTLTVPKPLIPIAGKPIVQRLVEDIAKVCHEPIEEVAFIIGHFGEAVENDLKEIATKIGAKGTIVYQEEALGTAHAIMCAKDSLDGKVVVAFADTLFKADFKLDTNADGTIWVQRVEDPRPFGVVKLNQDGQITDFVEKPQEFVSDMAIIGIYYFRDGAYLRSELQHLLDNNIMDKGEYQLTNALENMKNKGTAFVPAVISEWLDCGNKNATVYTNQRYLEYIKNEQGLVASSAKLVNAVVIPPVYIGENVVIENSVVGPHASIGNNSSLTNSIVSNSIVQENTSIKNGNITNSMLGNFVSYERSQSDLSLGDYNTLLE; encoded by the coding sequence ATGAGGATAATTATACCGATGGCAGGCATGGGCAAACGCATGCGCCCACATACGCTTACTGTACCTAAACCACTTATACCAATTGCAGGCAAACCAATCGTTCAGCGTTTGGTGGAGGATATTGCTAAAGTTTGCCACGAGCCCATAGAGGAAGTAGCCTTTATTATCGGTCATTTTGGAGAAGCTGTTGAAAACGACCTGAAAGAGATAGCGACTAAAATAGGTGCCAAAGGAACTATAGTTTACCAGGAGGAAGCGCTCGGAACAGCCCACGCCATTATGTGCGCGAAAGATTCCCTGGATGGGAAAGTAGTGGTTGCCTTTGCTGATACACTGTTTAAAGCAGATTTTAAGCTGGATACAAATGCAGATGGCACCATCTGGGTACAGCGCGTAGAAGACCCTCGTCCGTTTGGCGTTGTAAAGCTAAACCAGGATGGCCAGATCACTGATTTCGTTGAGAAGCCGCAGGAGTTCGTTTCTGATATGGCAATCATTGGTATCTATTACTTCAGAGATGGCGCGTACCTGCGCAGCGAACTACAGCACCTGCTGGATAACAACATCATGGACAAAGGCGAGTACCAGCTGACCAACGCCCTGGAAAACATGAAGAACAAGGGTACTGCGTTTGTGCCTGCTGTAATTTCTGAATGGCTGGATTGTGGAAATAAAAACGCAACTGTTTATACTAATCAGCGCTATTTAGAGTATATAAAGAATGAGCAGGGCCTGGTAGCTTCGTCGGCTAAACTGGTTAACGCTGTGGTTATTCCGCCGGTATATATTGGAGAGAATGTAGTGATAGAAAATTCTGTAGTGGGACCGCATGCCTCTATCGGTAACAACAGCAGTTTAACTAATTCTATCGTAAGCAACTCCATCGTACAGGAGAATACTTCGATCAAAAACGGGAACATAACAAACTCAATGCTAGGCAATTTTGTTTCCTACGAAAGAAGCCAGTCGGACCTGAGCCTTGGCGACTACAATACGCTTTTAGAATAG
- the dut gene encoding dUTP diphosphatase, with translation MNNKNLAVNVINQSKHALPHYQTEHSAGMDLRANLEAPVTLKPLQRALIPTGLFIELPEGHEAQIRPRSGLAYKHGISIVNTPGTIDADYRGEIKVLLVNLSDQDFVVEDGERVAQMVVARYERVAWQETEALSDTERGAGGYGSTGTK, from the coding sequence ATGAACAACAAGAACCTGGCGGTTAACGTCATTAATCAATCCAAGCATGCGTTGCCACATTACCAGACCGAGCATTCGGCTGGCATGGACCTGCGCGCCAACCTGGAGGCACCTGTTACGTTAAAGCCGCTGCAACGCGCCCTTATACCTACGGGCTTGTTTATAGAATTACCGGAAGGACATGAAGCACAAATTCGCCCGAGAAGCGGACTGGCATACAAACACGGCATTTCTATCGTTAACACACCGGGAACTATAGATGCGGATTACCGTGGCGAAATAAAAGTACTGCTCGTAAACCTCTCGGACCAGGATTTTGTGGTAGAAGACGGCGAGCGCGTAGCCCAGATGGTAGTAGCCAGATACGAGCGCGTAGCCTGGCAGGAAACCGAAGCCTTATCTGATACGGAACGCGGCGCAGGTGGATATGGCAGCACAGGAACGAAGTAG
- a CDS encoding lipopolysaccharide biosynthesis protein, whose product MSIAKKLVGQTAAYGLSSIVGRVLNYLLVPIYTLVFAREEYGVVSYLYAFVGFFNIVYTYGMETAYFRFANKPDADKKALYNQVLTLIILSSLTLSGIIILASSAIASFVGIPDKPQYVIWLAIILAIDAIVAIPFALLRLENKAVKFASIKLVNILITVGANMFFLVLCRDIYYGKYLQEFQPLVSKIYNPAFGIGYIFLINLIANALQLPLLWRELSKWRFNFNLEVLRPMLYYAYPLLFMGLAGMVNEVIDRILLERILPDNFYPNTSSMAAVGVYSACYKLSIFMSLAIQAFRYAAEPFFFSQSNDKNSPQTFALVMKWFVIACSFIFLFISANLEDFALLLRSPEYREGLMVVPVLLLANLFLGVYYNLSVWFKLTDKTKYGTYISFGGAALTIVGNLLLIPVLGYMGSAIATLVCYFSMALASYLLGNRHYPIPYPVKTMAGYILLAAAFVWVTIVIDIENWWARHAFHLAICMAFLAIIWLFERRRLLKL is encoded by the coding sequence ATGAGTATAGCCAAGAAATTGGTCGGGCAAACGGCTGCCTATGGTTTAAGTAGTATAGTTGGGCGGGTACTTAATTACTTGCTTGTCCCGATCTATACACTTGTATTTGCACGGGAAGAATACGGCGTTGTGTCTTATCTGTATGCATTTGTCGGTTTTTTCAACATTGTGTACACGTACGGCATGGAAACGGCCTATTTCCGTTTCGCCAATAAACCTGACGCCGACAAAAAAGCCCTTTACAACCAAGTCCTCACGTTAATTATACTTTCCAGTCTAACGCTGTCAGGTATAATTATACTGGCTTCCAGCGCTATTGCCAGCTTTGTCGGTATCCCTGATAAACCTCAGTATGTTATCTGGCTAGCTATAATTCTGGCCATAGATGCTATAGTTGCGATTCCGTTTGCGCTACTCCGGCTTGAAAATAAAGCTGTAAAGTTTGCATCTATTAAGCTGGTAAACATATTGATAACGGTAGGAGCGAACATGTTTTTCCTAGTGCTTTGCCGCGACATTTATTACGGGAAGTACCTGCAAGAATTTCAGCCGCTTGTGAGCAAAATTTACAATCCTGCTTTTGGCATTGGCTACATTTTCCTGATAAACCTTATTGCGAACGCGCTGCAACTACCCTTACTTTGGCGCGAACTGAGCAAATGGCGTTTCAATTTTAACCTGGAAGTGTTGCGCCCGATGCTGTACTACGCCTACCCTTTGCTGTTTATGGGGTTAGCCGGTATGGTAAACGAGGTAATAGACAGGATTTTGCTAGAACGCATTCTACCGGATAACTTTTACCCCAATACATCAAGTATGGCTGCCGTTGGGGTTTATAGTGCGTGTTATAAACTATCGATTTTTATGTCGTTGGCTATACAGGCGTTCCGTTACGCAGCAGAGCCATTCTTTTTCTCACAATCAAACGACAAGAATTCGCCGCAGACCTTTGCCCTGGTCATGAAATGGTTTGTAATAGCCTGCTCTTTTATATTCCTATTTATTTCTGCAAACCTGGAAGACTTTGCTTTGTTGCTTCGTAGTCCGGAATACCGCGAAGGCCTGATGGTTGTACCTGTTCTGCTTTTGGCGAACCTTTTCCTGGGCGTATACTATAACCTGTCGGTGTGGTTTAAGCTTACCGATAAAACAAAGTATGGCACTTACATCAGCTTTGGCGGTGCTGCTTTAACTATAGTTGGCAACCTTTTGCTGATACCGGTGTTGGGTTATATGGGCTCGGCTATTGCTACATTGGTTTGTTACTTTAGCATGGCGCTGGCCAGTTACCTGCTGGGCAACCGTCACTACCCTATTCCTTACCCTGTTAAAACAATGGCCGGTTATATTCTGCTGGCTGCTGCCTTTGTGTGGGTAACTATAGTTATTGATATTGAGAACTGGTGGGCACGACACGCCTTTCATTTAGCTATATGCATGGCATTTTTAGCTATCATCTGGCTATTCGAGCGCCGTCGCCTGCTTAAACTATAA
- a CDS encoding enoyl-CoA hydratase/isomerase family protein, protein MDTYENLLLNLQEGILTITINRADKMNALNIDTVREIKAAMQQVYDDATIKGVIITGAGAKAFVAGADIAEIAELSEVNARNFAERGQEIFSMIEQCNKPVIAAVNGFALGGGCELAMACHMRVATTSAKFGQPEVNLGLIPGYGGTQRLPLLIGRGKAMELMMTGDMITAEEAKALGLVNHVVAPEELFTTCEAILQKIMGKAPLAIGLVIECVNAVFDKEENGFQTEANSFARCCASEDFIEGTNAFLEKRKPAFRGL, encoded by the coding sequence ATGGATACTTACGAAAACCTGCTGCTGAACTTACAGGAAGGCATCCTGACAATAACTATAAACAGGGCTGATAAGATGAATGCGCTGAATATAGACACTGTACGGGAAATTAAAGCAGCCATGCAGCAAGTTTATGATGATGCAACTATAAAAGGTGTGATCATAACAGGTGCAGGTGCCAAAGCCTTTGTAGCTGGCGCCGACATAGCTGAAATTGCAGAACTGAGCGAGGTAAATGCCCGTAACTTTGCTGAGCGTGGCCAGGAAATCTTCAGTATGATAGAGCAGTGCAACAAGCCTGTAATTGCTGCTGTAAATGGTTTTGCGCTGGGTGGTGGTTGCGAACTGGCCATGGCCTGCCACATGCGCGTAGCTACAACCAGTGCAAAATTCGGCCAGCCGGAAGTTAATTTAGGATTGATACCAGGCTATGGCGGAACCCAGCGTTTGCCACTGCTTATTGGAAGAGGCAAAGCCATGGAGCTGATGATGACCGGAGACATGATCACGGCAGAAGAAGCAAAAGCGCTTGGCCTTGTAAACCACGTGGTAGCTCCGGAAGAACTTTTTACTACCTGCGAGGCTATTCTTCAGAAAATAATGGGCAAAGCACCACTGGCTATCGGGCTAGTGATAGAGTGCGTAAATGCCGTGTTTGATAAAGAAGAGAACGGTTTCCAGACGGAGGCGAACTCTTTTGCCCGTTGCTGCGCATCCGAAGACTTTATTGAAGGAACCAACGCCTTTCTTGAAAAACGCAAGCCAGCTTTCAGAGGCCTATAG
- the mscL gene encoding large-conductance mechanosensitive channel protein MscL, with protein MGFLTEFKKFAVKGNVIDLAVGVVIGAAFGGITKSLVDDVIMPPLGLIISQVDFSALKLVLKDAVIENGKEIAPAVAINYGLFLQSVVNFLIIAFAIFLLVRTINRLREKEAAAPAPPANKEEVLLTEIRDILKKQSDA; from the coding sequence ATGGGGTTTCTTACTGAGTTTAAAAAGTTTGCAGTAAAAGGAAATGTGATAGACCTTGCCGTGGGTGTGGTAATAGGTGCAGCCTTTGGCGGTATCACAAAATCGTTGGTTGATGATGTGATTATGCCTCCGCTTGGCCTTATTATTAGTCAGGTAGATTTTAGTGCCCTTAAACTGGTTTTAAAGGATGCCGTAATTGAGAACGGAAAAGAGATTGCCCCGGCTGTAGCCATTAACTATGGCTTGTTCCTGCAATCGGTCGTAAATTTCCTGATAATTGCGTTCGCCATTTTTTTGCTGGTACGTACTATTAACCGCCTCCGCGAAAAAGAGGCCGCAGCCCCCGCACCGCCTGCCAATAAAGAAGAAGTATTGCTCACCGAAATACGCGATATCCTTAAGAAGCAGTCCGATGCTTAA
- a CDS encoding DUF3078 domain-containing protein, whose protein sequence is MHKSLLSSIVSLLIIISFSTPAFAQETLTDSAATTHQDWDFGGTGTINFSQVSLTNWAAGGQSSISVLGITNVFGNYKKGKNTWNNTLDITYGTVKLENQRVRKSDDKLELNLKYGRAASTDWFYTAQMNFRSQLTPTYTNTRDTLLSDFLSPAFVLASLGMDYKPNDKLSVFISPLTGKFTIVKDQELADQGAFGVEKAATNAFGDPIIGTGENFRREFGGFVNVRYKHEILQNVIFQSKIDLFSNYLHNPTNLDINWENLVDFKVNSFLSASLFVHMVYDDDILINIDDNDDGVTDARGPRVQVKQSLGIGLTYKFD, encoded by the coding sequence ATGCATAAATCTTTACTTTCAAGTATTGTCAGCCTTCTTATTATCATTTCTTTTAGCACACCTGCTTTTGCCCAGGAAACCTTAACCGACTCAGCGGCCACTACCCACCAGGACTGGGACTTTGGCGGGACCGGCACCATAAATTTCAGCCAGGTGAGCCTTACCAACTGGGCGGCCGGCGGCCAGAGCTCCATTTCAGTGTTAGGGATAACCAATGTTTTCGGCAACTATAAAAAAGGAAAAAACACCTGGAACAATACCCTGGATATAACTTACGGAACTGTAAAACTGGAAAACCAGCGCGTGCGCAAAAGCGATGACAAACTGGAGCTGAACCTGAAGTACGGCCGGGCCGCCTCAACTGACTGGTTTTATACAGCGCAGATGAATTTCAGGAGCCAGCTAACGCCAACCTATACTAACACCCGCGATACATTACTGTCTGATTTCCTGTCACCGGCATTTGTACTTGCTTCCCTGGGTATGGACTATAAGCCAAACGACAAACTATCTGTTTTCATATCGCCGTTAACCGGTAAGTTTACAATTGTTAAAGATCAGGAATTAGCTGACCAGGGTGCTTTTGGCGTTGAGAAAGCCGCTACAAATGCGTTTGGTGACCCTATTATTGGCACTGGCGAAAACTTCAGGAGGGAGTTTGGTGGATTTGTGAATGTGCGCTATAAGCATGAGATACTACAGAATGTGATCTTCCAATCCAAGATAGACCTTTTCTCCAATTACCTGCACAACCCTACAAACCTGGATATTAACTGGGAAAACCTGGTTGATTTTAAAGTGAACAGTTTTTTATCGGCCAGTCTTTTTGTGCACATGGTATACGACGACGACATTCTTATTAACATAGATGATAATGATGATGGCGTTACAGATGCGCGCGGACCACGTGTTCAGGTAAAGCAGAGCCTGGGTATCGGGCTTACTTATAAATTTGACTGA